The Dehalococcoidia bacterium genome has a window encoding:
- the nfi gene encoding deoxyribonuclease V (cleaves DNA at apurinic or apyrimidinic sites) — MRVRELHPWDLDPQEAMRLQRELARRVVVAGGPSQVRYVAGADLAFVGSSRVGGTARAAVVLLSYPELEPVAQVLEEAPVTFPYIPGLLAFREAPALARAFARLEPAADLVLVDGHGLSHPRRFGIACHLGLLLEVPTIGCAKSRLVGEHGPVPDESGAWTELWHEGEVVGLVVRTRAGSQPLYVSPGHLIGLEEAARWTLALCRGQRLPEPTRLADLLSKGRLPPPAAQQPRLF; from the coding sequence TTGCGAGTGCGGGAGCTTCATCCCTGGGACCTGGACCCCCAGGAGGCCATGCGCCTGCAGCGGGAGCTGGCGCGGCGCGTCGTCGTGGCCGGAGGGCCTTCGCAGGTGCGGTATGTGGCCGGGGCCGACCTGGCCTTCGTCGGCAGCAGCCGCGTCGGCGGCACCGCTCGCGCCGCCGTAGTGCTCCTCTCCTACCCCGAGCTGGAGCCGGTGGCCCAGGTGCTGGAGGAGGCCCCCGTGACCTTCCCTTACATCCCCGGACTGCTGGCCTTCCGCGAGGCGCCAGCCCTGGCCCGCGCCTTCGCCCGCCTGGAGCCTGCCGCTGACCTGGTGCTGGTGGACGGGCACGGCCTGTCCCATCCCCGCCGCTTCGGCATCGCCTGCCACCTCGGGCTGCTGCTGGAGGTGCCCACCATCGGCTGCGCCAAGTCGAGGCTGGTGGGCGAGCACGGCCCCGTGCCCGACGAGTCCGGCGCCTGGACGGAGCTGTGGCACGAGGGGGAGGTGGTAGGCCTGGTGGTGCGGACCAGGGCCGGCTCGCAGCCTCTCTACGTCTCCCCAGGGCACCTTATCGGCCTGGAAGAGGCCGCCCGGTGGACGCTGGCCCTGTGCCGCGGACAGCGCCTGCCCGAGCCCACCCGCCTGGCCGACCTCCTCTCCAAGGGCCGACTGCCCCCTCCCGCCGCCCAGCAGCCTCGCCTGTTCTGA